From Anopheles arabiensis isolate DONGOLA chromosome 3, AaraD3, whole genome shotgun sequence, a single genomic window includes:
- the LOC120901193 gene encoding uncharacterized protein LOC120901193 — protein sequence MAPTNNKRSPLQGAVYHIRLTMIILFRAFALHRQGKLPQFELKMEVPDAGKFDDLVFRYTSPSIPEGTVYIQAKHKYPSEKPTKSKKIHPNHPYTPTRKERPAITEGTLLTKWNSNGPFSISKYFISYLEGYERSSTGSHTYLLCTNATIDNKLKQKLTLRSQDSSEILSFCDAIGATCYSFSSEEQFHALTDALRQASLEKLGQMLVLHVRYNTEIKSNYSSLNVFVDLISVCVEELEGGTGKFKLSQRLLTACESSILGKLRAVLKSEYDRLIRAKQCDDSCVSWEEMQFMIDKSFFQTKGPPTSTHDESFFYDQVNRVIQQFYKEFLLVCGSLNGDQLHNSVLEIMPHWVDDRRTMHNIMFMRLFDSMSLSQPIPMDLNYLKQQFVTFRLNQRMCSATKLIMLQSY from the coding sequence ATGGCCCCTACCAATAACAAAAGATCCCCCTTACAAGGCGCCGTTTACCACATTCGATTGACGATGATCATTCTTTTCCGGGCATTCGCATTGCACCGCCAAGGAAAGTTGCCCCAATTTGAGTTGAAGATGGAGGTTCCAGATGCAGGAAAGTTCGACGACCTGGTGTTTCGCTACACATCGCCATCGATACCGGAAGGTACTGTCTACATACAAGCTAAACATAAATATCCATCCGAAAAGCcaacgaaatcgaaaaaaattcATCCAAACCATCCGTACACACCAACGCGAAAAGAGCGACCAGCCATTACGGAAGGAACGCTGCTCACGAAATGGAACTCCAATGggccattttcaatttcaaagtACTTCATTTCGTACCTGGAAGGATATGAAAGATCGAGCACAGGTTCGCATACATACCTGCTGTGCACTAATGCAACGATTgacaacaaattgaaacaaaaattaacattaCGGTCACAGGACAGCAGCGAGATTCTTTCCTTTTGCGACGCCATAGGAGCAACGTGTTACAGCTTCAGCTCTGAGGAACAATTTCATGCTCTAACTGATGCATTACGGCAAGCAAGTCTAGAAAAGCTAGGACAGATGCTCGTACTACATGTTCGTTACAACACAGAAATTAAATCGAATTATTCTTCGTTAAACGTATTCGTCGATCTgatttctgtgtgtgtcgagGAACTAGAAGGAGGCACAGGGAAGTTTAAACTTAGCCAACGATTACTAACTGCATGTGAGTCATCAATCTTGGGGAAGTTGCGAGCTGTTCTTAAGAGTGAATATGATAGGCTTATAAGAGCGAAGCAGTGTGACGATAGTTGCGTTAGCTGGGAAGAGATGCAATTCATGATCGATAAGTCCTTCTTTCAAACCAAGGGTCCACCGACTTCAACACACGACGAATCATTTTTCTACGATCAGGTGAATCGGGTTATACAGCAATTTTACAAAGAGTTTCTGCTTGTTTGTGGATCCTTGAACGGGGACCAGCTTCACAACAGTGTTCTAGAAATAATGCCACACTGGGTCGACGATAGAAGGACAATGCATAACATTATGTTCATGCGACTGTTTGATTCGATGAGCTTGTCCCAACCTATTCCTATGGATTTAAACTATTTGAAACAACAGTTTGTCA